In the Populus trichocarpa isolate Nisqually-1 chromosome 1, P.trichocarpa_v4.1, whole genome shotgun sequence genome, one interval contains:
- the LOC7472767 gene encoding uncharacterized protein LOC7472767, whose translation MELEMELDSEKSSISDLSPNTVLPHRRCSEVEKRSVNGKLTRKDDILRVKESFTEISFRRYRSSSCKNVLSRPVGSEGHIEPKRGSMYQSSREVRRMKEMGCNEGRRKIELSRASDTSFSFRIVDSLHCLDEETLQKRSPASSVSSNLNPKSVRRPCIEPCSSDDFTEICPNLDKRDKHSAGVVGSDSIGNPNFKCEQVVGPLNDGNELLERDTALTFQKSLSAKVEIPCSPSSSGSYLSNGASSKSRFSPMRMMFDPFTKSKSLRSPLGHVPEPGDAKTTGMSNMRRNQTFRKYLFHDFSHTDQKVDFDSQIAKKDHHHSAVACSPVHLHGRLKLENKHGVPFFEFSLDFPEEVLVAKTWKANNAFNWVYTFHSISSRKKSNATGWGLTDGNKESLIVGQMQVSCYLCSKLKDGGNFDNSMVTEFVMYDIAHARHRVSTEDSPDVRPDSSANPGLVGGSHEMGGNSDAVKLKHQPKYAFDRGHFDSSNPYPSASAVLHPDLEIAAVVIQLPFAKRESLKYKRGDKGSDEMHSNLLNLSVGEQRRKTIPDKENPENVKVVIPTGNHSLPSGDSRGPSSLLDRWRSGGGCDCGGWDMACPLTVFGNPGIQCAEDEPLLDNQRPLELFLMGTKENIPALTMTVLEEGQYAVDFHAQLSTLQAFSICVAILHGTEATGVTREERGNQLSHCNSLKMLIEEEVKFLIETVTEEEKRKASKKVEGIRQSYVLNPPFSPISRV comes from the exons ATGGAACTGGAGATGGAGTTGGATTCTGAGAAGAGTAGCATCTCAGATCTGAGTCCTAATACTGTTCTTCCTCATCGACGTTGTTCAGAAGTTGAAAAGAGAAGTGTGAATGGCAAACTCACACGCAAAGATGATATTTTGAGGGTAAAGGAGAGCTTCACTGAGATTAGTTTCCGTCGTTACCGTAGTTCCTCTTGCAAGAATGTTCTGTCTAGACCTGTTGGTTCAGAAGGTCACATAGAGCCAAAGCGAGGCTCCATGTATCAAAGCTCCAGAGAAGTAAGGAGAATGAAGGAAATGGGCTGTAATGAGGGAAGGAGAAAAATTGAACTGTCGCGTGCTAGTGACACTTCGTTTTCTTTCAGAATTGTTGACTCTCTGCATTGCTTAGATGAAGAGACCTTGCAGAAGAGATCTCCTGCAAGCTCTGTGAGCTCAAACTTGAATCCAAAGTCTGTTCGAAGACCTTGCATAGAGCCATGCTCATCAGATGACTTCACTGAAATCTGTCCAAATTTGGATAAGAGAGATAAACATTCTGCTGGAGTTGTTGGAAGTGACTCGATTGGGAATCCAAACTTCAAATGTGAGCAAGTTGTTGGTCCACTAAATGATGGTAATGAGCTTCTGGAAAGAGATACAGCCCTGACATTCCAGAAATCACTCTCTGCTAAGGTAGAAATTCCATGTTCACCTTCTTCTTCAGGAAGTTATTTATCTAATGGAGCCAGCTCAAAGTCCCGATTTAGTCCCATGCGGATGATGTTCGATCCATTCACAAAGTCCAAGTCTCTCCGGAGTCCGTTAGGTCATGTCCCTGAACCAGGTGATGCCAAAACTACTGGGATGTCAAACATGAGAAGGAATCAGACATTTCGGAAATATTTGTTCCATGACTTCTCACATACAGATCAAAAAGTAGATTTTGATTCTCAGATTGCCAAGAAAGATCACCATCATTCAGCTGTAGCGTGTTCACCAGTTCACCTACATGGTCGACTGAAGTTGGAAAATAAACACGGGGTGCCATTTTTCGAGTTCTCATTAGATTTCCCTGAAGAAGTTCTGGTGGCTAAGACATGGAAAGCAAATAACGCATTTAATTGGGTCTATACATTTCACTCCATTTCCAGTAGAAAAAAGAGCAATGCCACAGGATGGGGGTTGACTGATGGCAATAAGGAATCGTTGATAGTGGGGCAGATGCAAGTTTCGTGTTATTTAtgttcaaaattaaaagatggtgGGAACTTTGACAACTCTATGGTGACAGAGTTTGTGATGTACGATATTGCGCATGCAAGACACAGAGTTTCTACTGAAGACTCCCCTGATGTTAGACCTGACAGCAGTGCCAATCCAGGCTTGGTTGGTGGAAGTCATGAGATGGGTGGTAACTCTGATGCAGTGAAGCTCAAACATCAACCAAAATATGCTTTTGATAGAGGCCACTTCGATTCTTCCAATCCTTATCCATCGGCATCTGCAGTTTTGCATCCAGACCTTGAAATAGCAGCCGTTGTTATTCAACTCCCATTTGCAAAGAGAGAGAGCCTGAAATACAAAAGGGGGGACAAGGGTAGTGATGAAATGCATTCAAATCTGCTCAACCTTTCTGTTGGTGAGCAAAGGAGGAAAACTATACCAGATAAAGAAAATCCAGAGAACGTGAAGGTGGTGATTCCAACCGGCAATCATAGTTTGCCAAGCGGTGATAGTCGGGGTCCTTCTTCATTGCTTGATAGATGGAGATCTGGTGGAGGCTGTGACTGTGGTGGCTGGGATATGGCCTGCCCCCTTACCGTTTTTGGCAATCCTGGCATCCAATGTGCTGAAGATGAACCACTCTTGGATAATCAGCGGCCTCTGGAACTTTTTCTTATG GGAACAAAAGAGAATATACCAGCATTGACCATGACAGTTCTTGAAGAGGGTCAATATGCTGTTGATTTCCATGCACAATTATCCACATTGCAAGCATTTTCCATATGTGTTGCTATATTGCATGGTACAGAAGCCACTGGTGTGACTAGAGAGGAAAGAGGCAATCAGTTATCACATTGCAATTCACTGAAAATGCTTATTGAGGAGGAAGTGAAGTTCTTAATTGAAACAGTCACGGAGgaggagaaaaggaaagcatCCAAGAAAGTGGAAGGGATCAGGCAGTCTTACGTGCTTAACCCTCCCTTTTCTCCAATTTCTCGGGTATAG
- the LOC7479314 gene encoding uncharacterized protein LOC7479314: MGNRRFAQVSTSDEEDEAPPKARSSSTTTRPGDISERKRKKMKLQEEEEEEEEVVTTRRGRGRPRKKLREEKSEDEVEEELEEDPEEEEEVPQEDAKPVGDSTRVSGKGRGRRTHYDAFEFDGNRYELEDPVLLVPEDKEQKPYVAIIKDISQTKDGSMMVTGQWFYRPEEAERKGGGSWQSRDTRELFYSFHRDEVPAESVMHKCVVHFVPVHKQLPNRKQYPGFIVRKVYDTVERKLWKLTDKDYEDNKQHEIDLLVQKTLSRMGDLPDIEVEDAPAAAPPELEDPTKAKRTLRRKTVSPLDVTREEEATTRYDNFKAETPGSCTGNGSEYYAILVKFDALTGDTHRDKWLERLLQCIQYMCISSNSTLDDDKIKGGSDGVDHKKEQKSQGAANGSEENSVKGGKSFPWPEAAVPAVSALEKASHDALSSDFQKYNQKLRQLVFNLKNNAFLARRLLNRELEPSKILNMSPNELKEGLTAEETAKKEPEESERMQMTDARCSRCSEFKVGLRDIIQAGHGARYQLECIACGNSWYASRDEVSMLSIDTPSSARSVGTAPWATAKFDEVEKKLVSPRESDKAAEFLKKTSEPYMPVLENQRSFNKVKIEENPEI; this comes from the exons ATGGGAAACCGAAGATTCGCTCAGGTCTCCACTAGCGACGAAGAAGACGAGGCGCCACCAAAGGCACGATCATCATCAACGACCACAAGGCCTGGAGACATCAGCgagaggaaaaggaagaaaatgaagcttcaagaagaagaagaggaagaagaagaagtagtgACGACaaggagagggagaggaagaCCCAGGAAGAAATTAAGAGAAGAGAAATCGGAGGATGAAGTAGAGGAAGAGCTCGAGGAGGATccggaggaagaggaagaggtgCCGCAGGAGGATGCCAAGCCCGTTGGGGATTCGACTAGGGTTTCGGGGAAAGGGAGAGGGAGGAGAACTCATTATGATGCTTTTGAGTTTGATGGGAATAGATATGAGCTT GAGGATCCTGTCCTTCTAGTTCCCGAAGATAAAGAGCAAAAACCTTATGTGGCAATTATCAAG GATATTTCTCAGACTAAGGATGGCAGCATGATGGTCACTGGGCAGTGGTTTTATCGCCCAGAGGAGGCTGAGAGAAAAGGTGGTGGAAGCTGGCAGTCACGTGATACCAGGGAgcttttttatagttttcatcGTGATGAGGTTCCAGCAGAGTCTGTCATGCACAAGTGTGTGGTGCATTTTGTCCCAGTTCACAAACAGCTCCCAAATCGCAAACAGTATCCTGGTTTCATTGTCCGGAAAGTGTATGACACTGTGGAGAGGAAGCTTTGGAAGCTTACTGATAAGGATTATGAAGATAACAAGCAGCATGAAATTGATCTTCTTGTTCAGAAAACTCTATCACGGATGGGAGACCTTCCTGACATTGAAGTTGAAGATGCTCCTGCCGCTGCTCCTCCTGAACTGGAAGATCCAACAAAGGCAAAAAGAACTCTGAGGAGAAAGACTGTTTCACCTCTTGATGTGACAAGGGAGGAAGAAGCAACAACCagatatgataattttaaagctGAAACACCAGGAAGCTGTACAGGCAATGGCTCGGAGTATTATGCCATCTTAGTAAAGTTTGATGCATTGACTGGTGATACCCATCGAGACAAATGGCTGGAGCGGCTTCTTCAGTGTATTCAGTATATGTGCATTTCCTCTAACAGCACCCTTGATGATGATAAGATAAAAGGTGGTTCTGATGGCGTTGACCATAAAAAAGAGCAGAAGTCCCAGGGAGCTGCAAATGGATCTGAAGAAAATAGTGTGAAG GGAGGCAAGTCTTTTCCCTGGCCAGAAGCTGCTGTTCCTGCAGTAAGTGCTCTTGAGAAGGCATCGCATGATGCACTTTCCTCTGATTTTCAGAAGTATAATCAAAAGTTGCGTCAGCTAGTGTTCAACCTCAAG aataatGCATTCCTAGCCCGCCGTCTGCTAAACAGAGAGTTGGAGCCCTCAAAAATATTGAACATGTCACCGAATGAGTTAAAG GAGGGTTTAACAGCAGAGGAAACTGCAAAGAAGGAGCCTGAGGAGTCAGAGCGTATGCAG ATGACTGATGCTCGTTGCTCAAGATGCAGCGAGTTTAAAGTGGGACTAAGGGACATCATCCAAGCAGGACATGGAGCCCGCTACCAG TTGGAGTGTATTGCCTGTGGCAATTCCTGGTATGCATCCAGGGATGAGGTATCTATGCTATCAATAGATACACCAAGTTCTGCCAGAAGTGTAGGCACTGCACCATGGGCAACTGCCAAGTTTGACGAGGTTGAGAAGAAGCTAGTGAGTCCCCGTGAATCTGACAAGGCAGCTGAATTCCTTAAGAAAACAAGCGAACCATACATGCCCGTCTTGGAAAACCAGAGATCATTTAACAAGGTCAAGATTGAAGAGAATCccgaaatttga